GGAAAGGATCAGCTCGGATACATCTGTCCATGTGCAGGACGGAGACTCCGCAGCATTTGACCGGATTCAGGCTTCTCTCATGCGTAGACCGCAGACAGCGCAACAGCTCTCAAAAGCACTTGAAGTTTCCTTTGATGGAGTGATGCAGGTGATTGAAAAGTTGGAGAACAGCGGTAAGTTGACCACACGGCAGACAGGTGATGAAATTTATTACAAGTTAAAGCCGAAAGGTTGACACGTGAATTGAGCTTCTGAATCCGTGGAATATTTAAACTTTTCCCGGAATTAGAAAATGACAAACAAGAAAAGAAAAGAAAAAATGTTTATCAGCGTTCTGCCTGAAGAACAGGTGGAAGTTGCGCTGACTCAGGAAGGTCAGGTCATTGAGTATTATGTTGAAATGCTCCATCAGGCCAAGACCAAAGGCAATATTTACAAAGGGTATATCCACAATATTGACGCTGCGCTTCAAGCGGCTTTCATTAACTACGGAGCCGACCGTAACGGCTTTTTACAGGTCGATGAAATTCATCCCGAATACTATCAGGGAACCTATACTCTTAAAAAAGGTCATAGGTATCCATTATTACAGAAGGTTTTAAAACCGGGGCAGGAAATTTTTGTTCAGGTCGTTAAAGAACCTACCGGTAAGAAAGGTGCGTTTTTATCCTCGTATCTGTCTATCCCGGGTCGCTATTTTGTGCTCACTCCCGGACGGGAACAGATAGGTATTTCCCGCAAGATAGAAGATGAAAAAGAGCGCGAAAGACTTAAAGAAATCATCGATTCAGTTAATCCCGGTGATGGCGTTGGGGTTATTGTTCGTACTGCAAGCATGGGGCAGAGCAAATCCGCGCTGACCAGAGATTTTAAATTTCTCACCAGACTTTGGAATGACATCAGGACAAAGGGGCAGGATCTTCAGCCTCCAGCTCTTGTTTATGAAGAAATGGGGCTGGCATCACGTTCTGTTCGCGATTATCTCTCTTCAGATGTGACTGAAATATGGGTAGATGATAAGGAAACCGCAGAGCAGGTGCAAAAGCTTGCAGCGCTGTCTTTTCCGAGACGTAACAATCTCGTTAAGCTTCATGCAGATACTGATAAATCCCTTTGGGAACGGTTTAATCTGGTTAAACAAATTGAGCAGATCTACGGGCGTGAAGTAAATCTCCCCTCCGGTGGACGGTTGGTATTTGACCAGACAGAAGCTCTTACTGCAATTGATATCAACTCCGGTAAGATCGGCGGGGAACGCAATTTTAAAGAAATGGCTCTCAAAACTAATAAAGAGAGTGCTGAAATGATTGCCTGTCAGCTTAAGCTTCGCGACCTCGGCGGACAGGTTGTTATCGACTTTATTGAAATGAAAGACCCCAAGCACTGTCGTGAGGTTGAAAAGACTATGCGCTCAGCTCTTAAGACTGACCGCGCACGAACTGATGTAGGACGTATTTCGCGCTTCGGGCTTATGGAGTTAGTTCGTCAGCGTTTAGGGTCGTCTGCTATTGCGGTCAGCACAGAACCTTGTCCTTGCTGTCAGGGGACTGGGATGAGACGCAATATGGAATGGCAGTCCATGCAGGCGCTTAAAGATATTTATAGAATGCTTAGAAGACCGAACTGTACTTCGCCACTTAATTATGAGGCGGAAGAAGAGCTTGCCCTGTATCTTTTGAATCATAAACGTCCAGCAATTGTTAATTACGAAAAAGCATTCGGTACGAAGATTAATATAGAGATTCAGTGGGCTGAATAACAAATGTAATATGTTTTTTATAAGGCAGTGTTTTTGCAAAGTAGCAGAAACACTGCCGTTTTTATTTTAATCGAACTGCGGAGTTCACTATAATGGTTTCTAAAAGAATTTTACTTCATGCTTGCTGCGGTCCCTGTTCAATTACAACAGTTGATATCTTGCGTGATCAGGGTTTTGAGGTATCTGCTTTTTATTACAATCCTAATATTCATCCCCTTAAAGAATATGTCCGGCGTAGGGATACTTTTTTAGAAGTTGCCGAAAAGATGAACCTTAAGGTTATCGGCAGCACTACAGAATATGACTCACAAAAATGGTTCAGGAATGCTGCATTTCGAGAAACAAATCGGTGTTTCCATTGTTATGCAGACAGGCTTGAACGGACTTTGTCCATTGCTAAGAGAGGAGGTTTTGATTTTTTTACAACAACTCTTCTTTACAGTAAATTTCAAAAGCATGACGTAATTGCAACGCTGGGTAGAGATATGGCCGGAGCTGGAGCGTGTGGTTTTTATTATTACGACTTCCGCGAAGGCTGGAAAGAGGGCATAGAGCGTTCAAAAGAGATGGGGATTTATCGTCAGCAGTATTGCGGGTGTCTTTTCAGTGAAAATGAACGTTACGCTAAAGATTTGATAAATTCTTAGTCTTATTCATTGCTAGGCTCTCGCTATTTATGAAGAGTTGTGGCAGTTTATGAATTAGGTTCTCTTTTTTTTGTTAGACTAAAATAATCTGAAATAGAGTTTTCTACATGGTAATTTGACGCGCTAGTTTTAAATAAGACAACAGGATGGTCAGGAATGGAAAAGCATTTTCTGGTTTGTGTCTGTGATGACGGGGCAGAGTCATATTCAATTATGTTTATGAGAGATTTTTTCAATTTTCCTTGTGATCTTCGCCTGACTCTTTTTTATGTAGCGCCCCAAAACGGTTCATGGGGTGTTTCTAATTCCATCACGAAGGGTACAAATCTTCTTAAAAAAATAAAAGATAATTTTTTAGCTAATAGTTTTTGTAGTGAAAGCAAGGTTGATATTAAGAGCACTACTTCCAGAGGAGCCATAGTCAGAGAATTTGTTCAGGAAGGGCATAAAGGTTTGTATGACGCTGTTATCTTTGGACAGCAGTCTCTTTCAGCCTTTGAAGAATTATTTGATTACAGCATTCCAAGCCGGATGATTTGGGAGGATATAAATTTCCCCTTGTGGTTCTGCAAATATCCGCATGAAATTCCAAAGAAGGATGTTCTACTATGCCTTGGGAGCGGGGCTCCTTCGCAGAGGATTACAGACCATGTCGGATATGTTCTCAATGAAGATGCCGCCCATTCTATAACTCTTTTGCATGTGCACAATCGCAAAAAAAAACAAAAAGAAAGCTCAAAATTTTTGTTTGAAGAAGCTCGTGTGAATCTTATAGCTAACGGGATTGAAGAATCTCGTATTACCCAGAAGGTTGTAGAAGGCTCAAACGTAGCAAAAGCTATACATGCCGAGGCGTTGCGAGGGCATTATTCTGTTGTAGCAATTGGCCGCGATTTTCATGACAAAACTACTAAAGAAAAACTACTCCCCGAGTCGGTAAGTGCACAACTCTTGCGTAAGCTTGAGGGAGCGGCTCTGTGGATAAGTAAATAATAGTTCATACGGAAGGATAAATTTTAATGTCTCTTATCCCGGCCTTTTTTAATGCTCCTTTGTTACAGGGAGATGGAAAAGAAGCGAGAAATCTTCTTGTCTATATTCACGTGCCTTTTTGCGTGCGCAAGTGTCATTATTGTTCTTTTCATTCCCAGATTTTTAATCAAGTGACATTTGCATGGTACATGAAAACGCTTCTGTCAGAGATTGAGCTTTGGGGGCGCAGACTTAAAAAGCCTAAAATAGGGACAATTTATTTTGGCGGTGGTACACCAAGTCTTATTCCTCCGTTTCAGCTCGAACTGATTATGGATGCACTTCGCAAGCATTTTACTTTTGTCCGTGGAATGGAAATTACTATCGAAGTTAATCCTGATTCTGCAAATGATGAGTCATATTTTAAGTATTTAATTTCTATGGGAATTAATAGGCTGAGCATTGGTTTTCAAAGCCTTGATGATCGCAATTTGATGGTCTTGGGTAGACCCCATTCTGCTAGACAGGCCGCAGAAACTTACTATATGGCCCGCAAGGCCGGATTCGGGAACATCAGTATTGACCTTATTTGGGGCTTACCGCGTCAGAAAATGAAGGACTGGAATAATGAGTTGAAGGCTGTGGTTAAGCTTAAGCCTGAGCATATTTCTTCCTACGGGCTGAGTATTGAACCGGATACCGTGTTCGGTAAAAATAGAAAGGAAATAGAGCCTGAACTTCCACCGGACAGTGAACAGGCTCGTATGTTTATATATGGTGCTGAATTTCTTGAATCTATGGGATATATTCAATACGAAATTTCAAATTTTGCGAGGATGGGATTTGTCTCCCGTCATAACAGCGGATATTGGGACAGGCTTGATTATCTGGGGCTGGGTCCTTCTGCCGTATCCACAATAGGCAATCGCAGGTTTACTAATCCGCTTTTTATGGACGAATATGATGCCGCTGTACGTGGCGGATTTTTAGGTGAAGATTTCGAAGAGCTGACTGATGAAATAAAAGTTCAGGAACTGGTTATGCTTAGTCTGAGAACTACGCGTGGGCTTAAGCTCTCAGACTACAAAGAAATGTCTGGAAGAGATTTGCTAAAAGAGAAGAATGCAGTCATAACTGCTTTGCACAAAAACGGGCTTATCCGTATGAGTGCAGGCTTCTTGAGACTTACAAAGAACGGAATGCTGGTCTCCAACTCAATATTGCAGTCTCTTGCGTTTGATTAGATTGTTCTTAAATTTTATTCCTCATCATCCTGAATCAAATTGCTTGATCCTGCTGCGTTACGGGCAAGTTCATCACAGCGTTCATTTTCTGGATCGCCAGAATGACCTTTGACCCAGCGAAAAGTCACGTTGTGTTTGGCCATCAGGGGAATGAATAGCTGCCAGAGGTCTTTATTTTTAACAGGCTTTTTAGCCGCTGTTTTCCAGCCGTTTTTTTGCCAGTTCGCTAACCATTTTTTAGTGAAAGCATTTTTTACATACTGTGAATCTGTGTAAAGAGTAACGTCGCAAGGTTCTTTCAGTTCTGTAAGGGCCGCAATCACTGCGCGCATTTCCATACGGTTGTTAGTAGTATGTTTATACCCTTGTGAAAGTTCGTTGCGGTGTTCATTAAAAAGCAGAACTGCGCCGTATCCGCCGCGACCGGGATTTCCGAGGCATGACCCATCAGTATATATTGTTATTTTCTTATTCGGCATCAAAAAACCTTTACTTATGTGTTGCTGCAGGCGGCTCAGGTGCATTTACTTTGCCGCGGGCTTCGCCATTTTTTAAAACATCTTGCTGCTCATATTCGCTGGGCAAAGAACTGTCCACGCTGATCAATTTTTGCCAGATCATGGCTAGAGCCGTTTGTAGGGCCAAAGGCCACGTATCGTTTTTAAACTTTCCTGTAAAATGTTTATATTCAAGGTCGTCAATAAACTTTTTACCCAATGCATGAGCAACAAGCCCCGGAATTTTTAATGAAACCTGTCCGTACGCAGGCGAGATGGTGATAAGCATTTCATTTTGTCCAGGTGAAATTTCCGTGATTTGGTCTTTAAGAATGTGAACTTTTGTTGTTACACCGAATTTTGAACGCATACTTCTTATAAATCCCTTTATGTAATGTCGATCCGCATCGCTCAAAGTTTTGGTTTGATCCCAAACTGCATTTCGTCCTTGAAGCTTTTCAAGCGTCCGCTCATTGTTTTGCCAGAAAGCCCATCCGACAATTACAAAAATTGCAATCATTCCGAGAAATCTAAGAAATTTCTCTTGGCGGGATTTCCCTTGCGGAGCAAAATTAAGAATCATTTTATATCCTTCCTCGCTAGTTGCTAAATATCTTCAGTCTTACGTTTAAAGAAGCTGTATGCCACTATAATAGCAAGTATTGAGTGTACTGTAAAAGTCAGAGTAACCTTATAAACTAAGCTCTTCGGTCAAACGGGATAGAAGCGATTCAATTAAATTCCGTACTTGTTGTAGCCTCTTAGGGGAAGAAGCTTCGAAGCGCAGAGTTAAAGCCGGTTGAGTGTTTGAAGCCCTGATAAGTGCCCAGCCGTCCTCAAAGATCACTCTCGCCCCGTCAATATCGATGACATTGTATTCTTTTTTCAGTTCAGCCGTTGCAAGTTCGACAAGTTCAAATTTAATATTTTCAGGGCAGTCGATGCGTATTTCAGGCGTGAAAAATGTTTCAGGCCAGTCTTCAAGCATCTGCGAAAGGGGTTTTTCTTTCTGTGAAAGAATTTCGATGAGCCGAAGAGCTGCGTATAAACCGTCATCAAAGCCATAGAATCGATCGGCAAAAAAGATATGCCCGCTCATTTCTCCGCCGAGTCCAGCACCTGTTTCTGTCATCTTGGCTTTCATTATGGAATGGCCTGTTTTTGCCATGAGAGGGTTGCCGCCGTGGTTGCTGATATCCTCGAACAGCAAGTGGCTGCATTTAACATCACCAATAACCATTTCTCCGGGTATTTTGCTAAGCATATCCTGTGCATAGATAGCTAAAAGGCGATCTCCTGGTATAAGTTTTCCAGTCTCATCAACGGCGCCTATCCTGTCAGCATCACCGTCAAGACCGATTCCGGCTTCCGCTCCATGCTCTACAACTGTTTTGAGTAGGTCGCCCATGTAGTCTTCTACTACAGGGTCCGGATGATGGTTGGGAAAATCTCCATCCGGTACGCAGTACAAAGGTATAACCTCTGCTCCTGCACGGCTAAGCATATCCAGAGCAATATGCCCTCCTGCTCCGTTCCCGCCGTCCAGCACAACTTTTACTGGTCGTTTCAGCTTTATGCCCGAAAGTAGGTCTTCGATGTAAGACGGGATGATATTATGAAAGGAGGCTATTCCTGTTCCACTAATGAAATCTTTGCTCTCCATGAGCTTGTAAATATCTTGAATATCGCCGCTGTGAATAGTTGTGTCTTTACCCCATATTTTGAAACCGTTAAATTCAGGAGGGTTGTGGCTGGCAGTTATTACTATTCCGGCTTTGTAGTTTAATTTTTTTGCGGCGAAATAGAACGCAGGGGTCGGTACAAGATTGAGGAAAAGAACATCAATGCCGGACATGTTAAGCCCGCGTAGAATAGCCGCCTGATAAGCCGGTGAACTGTGTCTGCAGTCATGTCCGATAACAGCACGATCCCAGCCCTTACTTCTGAACCACGTCCCGCAGGCGCGACCAAGATTTTCAACCCATTCTTCATCAAAATCTACATCTACTATCCCGCGGATATCGTATGCCCTGAAAATTTCTTTGTTAACGGCTTTCATATGATATAAGTCTCCTGAAGGTCTGTGAACTATTAACTCTGCCAGTAGACAGTAGTGGGAATGTTTATTCAGGTAAAAACACTAATTTATAGCATGGCAATTATAGTTAGCTGGGTGTATTCTCTGTATGTATGCCGTAAATTCACTGTTTTCAAGCTTTAACAGGAGTAAGCTATACTGTTATTTTTTGACAAATATTTTGCTTAATGTCCGATCTTCCTTGACCTGAACCCTTTGCTCGCATATCAAATTAGTATGAACTGGGACTGGGATAAACTAT
Above is a genomic segment from Desulfovibrio sp. UCD-KL4C containing:
- a CDS encoding universal stress protein; this translates as MEKHFLVCVCDDGAESYSIMFMRDFFNFPCDLRLTLFYVAPQNGSWGVSNSITKGTNLLKKIKDNFLANSFCSESKVDIKSTTSRGAIVREFVQEGHKGLYDAVIFGQQSLSAFEELFDYSIPSRMIWEDINFPLWFCKYPHEIPKKDVLLCLGSGAPSQRITDHVGYVLNEDAAHSITLLHVHNRKKKQKESSKFLFEEARVNLIANGIEESRITQKVVEGSNVAKAIHAEALRGHYSVVAIGRDFHDKTTKEKLLPESVSAQLLRKLEGAALWISK
- the hemW gene encoding radical SAM family heme chaperone HemW, which gives rise to MSLIPAFFNAPLLQGDGKEARNLLVYIHVPFCVRKCHYCSFHSQIFNQVTFAWYMKTLLSEIELWGRRLKKPKIGTIYFGGGTPSLIPPFQLELIMDALRKHFTFVRGMEITIEVNPDSANDESYFKYLISMGINRLSIGFQSLDDRNLMVLGRPHSARQAAETYYMARKAGFGNISIDLIWGLPRQKMKDWNNELKAVVKLKPEHISSYGLSIEPDTVFGKNRKEIEPELPPDSEQARMFIYGAEFLESMGYIQYEISNFARMGFVSRHNSGYWDRLDYLGLGPSAVSTIGNRRFTNPLFMDEYDAAVRGGFLGEDFEELTDEIKVQELVMLSLRTTRGLKLSDYKEMSGRDLLKEKNAVITALHKNGLIRMSAGFLRLTKNGMLVSNSILQSLAFD
- a CDS encoding TPM domain-containing protein, yielding MILNFAPQGKSRQEKFLRFLGMIAIFVIVGWAFWQNNERTLEKLQGRNAVWDQTKTLSDADRHYIKGFIRSMRSKFGVTTKVHILKDQITEISPGQNEMLITISPAYGQVSLKIPGLVAHALGKKFIDDLEYKHFTGKFKNDTWPLALQTALAMIWQKLISVDSSLPSEYEQQDVLKNGEARGKVNAPEPPAATHK
- the rnhA gene encoding ribonuclease HI is translated as MPNKKITIYTDGSCLGNPGRGGYGAVLLFNEHRNELSQGYKHTTNNRMEMRAVIAALTELKEPCDVTLYTDSQYVKNAFTKKWLANWQKNGWKTAAKKPVKNKDLWQLFIPLMAKHNVTFRWVKGHSGDPENERCDELARNAAGSSNLIQDDEE
- a CDS encoding phosphomannomutase/phosphoglucomutase — translated: MKAVNKEIFRAYDIRGIVDVDFDEEWVENLGRACGTWFRSKGWDRAVIGHDCRHSSPAYQAAILRGLNMSGIDVLFLNLVPTPAFYFAAKKLNYKAGIVITASHNPPEFNGFKIWGKDTTIHSGDIQDIYKLMESKDFISGTGIASFHNIIPSYIEDLLSGIKLKRPVKVVLDGGNGAGGHIALDMLSRAGAEVIPLYCVPDGDFPNHHPDPVVEDYMGDLLKTVVEHGAEAGIGLDGDADRIGAVDETGKLIPGDRLLAIYAQDMLSKIPGEMVIGDVKCSHLLFEDISNHGGNPLMAKTGHSIMKAKMTETGAGLGGEMSGHIFFADRFYGFDDGLYAALRLIEILSQKEKPLSQMLEDWPETFFTPEIRIDCPENIKFELVELATAELKKEYNVIDIDGARVIFEDGWALIRASNTQPALTLRFEASSPKRLQQVRNLIESLLSRLTEELSL
- a CDS encoding epoxyqueuosine reductase QueH gives rise to the protein MVSKRILLHACCGPCSITTVDILRDQGFEVSAFYYNPNIHPLKEYVRRRDTFLEVAEKMNLKVIGSTTEYDSQKWFRNAAFRETNRCFHCYADRLERTLSIAKRGGFDFFTTTLLYSKFQKHDVIATLGRDMAGAGACGFYYYDFREGWKEGIERSKEMGIYRQQYCGCLFSENERYAKDLINS
- a CDS encoding Rne/Rng family ribonuclease; translated protein: MTNKKRKEKMFISVLPEEQVEVALTQEGQVIEYYVEMLHQAKTKGNIYKGYIHNIDAALQAAFINYGADRNGFLQVDEIHPEYYQGTYTLKKGHRYPLLQKVLKPGQEIFVQVVKEPTGKKGAFLSSYLSIPGRYFVLTPGREQIGISRKIEDEKERERLKEIIDSVNPGDGVGVIVRTASMGQSKSALTRDFKFLTRLWNDIRTKGQDLQPPALVYEEMGLASRSVRDYLSSDVTEIWVDDKETAEQVQKLAALSFPRRNNLVKLHADTDKSLWERFNLVKQIEQIYGREVNLPSGGRLVFDQTEALTAIDINSGKIGGERNFKEMALKTNKESAEMIACQLKLRDLGGQVVIDFIEMKDPKHCREVEKTMRSALKTDRARTDVGRISRFGLMELVRQRLGSSAIAVSTEPCPCCQGTGMRRNMEWQSMQALKDIYRMLRRPNCTSPLNYEAEEELALYLLNHKRPAIVNYEKAFGTKINIEIQWAE